TGCACCTGGGCCTGACCGAGGCGGGCATGGGCATGAAGGGCATCGTCGCCAGCAGCGTGGCCCTGGCGCCCCTGCTCACCGAGGGCATCGGCGACACCATTCGCGTGAGCCTCACGCCGGAGCCGGGGGCCAGCCGCAAACTGGAAGTCGAGGTCGCCCAGCAGATCCTCCAGAGCCTGAACCTGCGTCAATTCCTGCCACAGGTCACCAGTTGCCCCGGTTGCGGACGCACCACGTCGCAGTTTTTTCAGGAGCTCGCGCAGAAAATTCAGGATTACATCCGCGACCAGATGCCCGAGTGGAAAACCAAATACCCCGGCGTGGAGGACATGCAGGTGGCCGTCATGGGCTGCATCGTGAACGGCCCCGGCGAAAGCAAACACGCCAACATCGGCATTTCGTTGCCCGGAACCGGCGAAGACCCCCGCGCCCCGGTGTACCAGGACGGCAAGCTGCTGACCACCCTGAAAGGCCCCCGCATCGCCGAGGACTTCCAGGAATTGCTGGAAAAATACGTGCAGGAAAGGTACGGCCAGACGGTGACGGGCTGATGGCCATTTGGGGGTATGGCAGTTTCGACAACGACAGCGCCAGGGACTTCACGGCGGAAGTCGTTCAGGACGGGGAGGTCGCCTTGCGTGAGGCCTTCGAGGTGGTGCTTGACCCGGACATGGATTATGTCGAGGTCGAGGAAGGTGCGCGGGCGCTGGCGGCGGCTGAAATTCTTGCCGCTGTGCTGACGGGCGACACGCAACGCCTCACCGATGCGGGGCTAAGGTCCTGGGTTCAGAATGCCGATAAGACCAGCCCCAGTGACCTGCGGGGCCTCGCGGCGGAAGCGCTGAACCGGGTTCTGGCACCGGAAAGTGAACTGCCGGAACAGTGGGAAGACACCGCGGATAGCGGGGCCTGGCTCTCGGACGTGCAACGCCTGCGCTCAACCCTCGGCTAAAACGGGTTCCTGCACGCCCCGGAAAGGCTCCAGGGCTTCTTGCACCACTTCCAGCCCCGCGCCGGGTTTGTGCCCCTGCTCGCTCAGGGTGCGCTTGAAATGGCGTGCGCCGGGTTGACCCGCGAACAGCCCCAGCGTGTGCTTCATCATGCGATTTAAGGGCTGTCCGGCGGCCAGTTGCTCCGCCACGTAGGGCAGGAACGCCTCAATGGCCTCCAGCCGCGACACGGGCGGCACATTCTCACCGAAGATGTCGCGGTCGGCCGCCGAGAGAACAAAAGGCTCCTGATAAGCTGCCCGGCCGATCATCACGCCGTCCGCCCAAGTCAGGGCCTCCTGCGCCTGCTCAACCGTTTGGATGCCGCCGTTCAGCACGATGGTCAGGTGCGGGAAGTCCGCTTTCACGCGCTCGACCACGTCGTACCGCAGGGGCGGAATCTCGCGGTTTTCCTTCGGGGACAGGCCGCTCAGCCACGCTTTGCGGGCGTGCACGATGAACGTCTCGCAGCCCGCCGCTTCCACTGTGCGGATGAAGTGCGTCAGGTGCTCGTAACTGTCGAGGTCGTCGATGCCGATGCGGTGCTTCACCGTCACGGGCAGAGATGTGGCGGCCTTCATGGCTTCCACCGCCCGCGCCACCACGTCCGGCGTTCCCATCAGGCACGCGCCGAAATGGCCGCTGCTCACGCGGTCACTGGGGCAGCCGCAGTTCAGGTTGACCTCGTCGTACCCGTAGTCTGTGGCCATACGGGTGCATTCCGCCAGGGCCGCCGCGTCACTGCCGCCCAGTTGCAGGGCCAGCGGGTGCTCCACGTCGCTGAAGCCCAGGTGCCGCTCGCGGTCACCGTGCAGGATGGCGCCCGTCGTCACCATCTCCGTGTAAAGAAGCGTCTGTTTCGTCAACGTGCGGTGGAACACGCGGCAGTGCCTGTCCGTCCAATCCATCATCGGCGCGACGGACAGGGTGTAGGGGGGCAGGGCGCGAATCATAACGAAGCAGTTTACAAGGAAACAAACCAGAGAGAAACCGCGTCAACTCACGAAAGTCAACGCGGCAAAACAGGCAAGTTCAGCGTTTAGGAATGGCGTCCCCGGCATCAAAAGTCGTGCCGCTGCCGTCTGGGTCTAGGGTGTCCTCGGGCACTGG
The genomic region above belongs to Deinococcus fonticola and contains:
- a CDS encoding DUF4259 domain-containing protein — its product is MAIWGYGSFDNDSARDFTAEVVQDGEVALREAFEVVLDPDMDYVEVEEGARALAAAEILAAVLTGDTQRLTDAGLRSWVQNADKTSPSDLRGLAAEALNRVLAPESELPEQWEDTADSGAWLSDVQRLRSTLG
- the dusA gene encoding tRNA dihydrouridine(20/20a) synthase DusA — its product is MIRALPPYTLSVAPMMDWTDRHCRVFHRTLTKQTLLYTEMVTTGAILHGDRERHLGFSDVEHPLALQLGGSDAAALAECTRMATDYGYDEVNLNCGCPSDRVSSGHFGACLMGTPDVVARAVEAMKAATSLPVTVKHRIGIDDLDSYEHLTHFIRTVEAAGCETFIVHARKAWLSGLSPKENREIPPLRYDVVERVKADFPHLTIVLNGGIQTVEQAQEALTWADGVMIGRAAYQEPFVLSAADRDIFGENVPPVSRLEAIEAFLPYVAEQLAAGQPLNRMMKHTLGLFAGQPGARHFKRTLSEQGHKPGAGLEVVQEALEPFRGVQEPVLAEG